In the Vogesella sp. XCS3 genome, CTGCTGGAGCAGCCGTGGTTGCAGGACGAGCAGCTGCTGGTGGCCAGCCCGGCGCTGGCACAGCGGCTGGCAGGGCTGCCGGTGGCCGAGCACGCCGCCCACGTCAGCCTGCTGTGTCTGGAGCGTACGCTGACGGCCGGCAGCGGTCACGAGGCGCTACCGCCGCTGCTGGCAGGTTTTCGCCGCAGCCTGATTCTGGACGATGCGCGCTTGCTGCAAGACGCCGCCGAGCGCGGCCTGGGCGTGGCGTGGCTATCACGCTGGCAGGTGGCGGATGCGCTTGCCACCGGCCGTTTGCAGGCGGTGGCCGGCTACCCGGCGCAGGCCGGCCAGCAGTGGTGGATTGCCCGCGCCGCCGGCGACACGCGCGCCGTGGTAGTCAAGCAGCTTTATCAGTGGCTGCTGGACGAAGCGGCCACCACGGGCTGAGCAGCGGCCTGGCCGGCTTGCAGTACGCTGCGCGCCACGCCCAGCTGCCAGTCGAAGTAGGGGTTGAAGGTGAGGCGGGCGTGCACCTTGCCGGGCTCGCGGTAGCCCCAGTCGCTGTACCACACGGTGGCGCCGCGCTGGCAGGCGGCCACCTCGGCATCCTCCTGGCCGTTACGGCACATACGCAGGCTGCCCTCCTGCCCGTACAGCGGGTTGGCCGGCGCAAACAGCACGCTCATGTGCGAAAACTGGCTGATGCGCTGCTGCGGCAGGTAGTCGCTTTGCCATAGCTGGCGCGCGTCCTGTGCGCTGCCTGCTTGCCGGCCGTACCATACCAGGCGGCTGGCCGGGTGGGTAAAACGCTGCTGGAACAGGCGGCGCGCCGCGCCTACATCCACTACCGAGTCGTGCTCGGCCAGCACCATGAACGCCGGTTTGTCGTAGGGTTTGGCCGCCAGCGCCGACAACACGGCGCTGCTGCTGCGGTAAAACAGGCCAAAGCCGTTGGTTGGCACGTTCAGGTAGCGCACCGCCGTTTGCTGTACGCCCTCGTCCGGCTGCCGCAGCCACGGCTTGATGGGGGCAACCCACGGTGCCAGCCAGTCTATGCTGCTATCCGATTTGAACGCCGGCGAAAACAGCAGCACGCCGGCCACGCGCGCATCGGCCATGGCTTGCAGCATTACCAGGTTGGCGCCGGTGGAAAAGCCACCCACGTACACGGGCAGGCCCTCGCGCTGCAGCAGCGCGGTCTGTTGCGCTACCAGCGTTTGCCAGTCCTGGTATTGCGCTGCAATCAGGTCGGCCGGCTTGCTGCCGTGGCCGGGCAACAGCACGCTGCGCACCAGGTAGCCGGCTGCGGCCAACCCTGGCCCCAGGTCGCTAAACGAATACGGCGAATCGCCCAGCCCGTGTACCAGCAGAATGGCGCCACGCGGCGCGCCGTTAGGCTGCCATTGCTGCGGGCTGTTATAGGCCAGCTCGTCCTGCGGCGTGGCGGTAACAAACTGGCGGCGCTGCTGCAGCCATTGCCGGGTTTGGGCTTGGTAGCTGGCAAAGTCGGCCTGGCCCAGTGGTGGCAAGGCATCGGGCGCGCGGGTCTGGCTGCAGCCGGTAGCGAGCAGGGCGAGCAGCAGAAGGGGTATCCGTTTCATCGCGTGGTGTAGGTGGTGGCTGGGCAAAAGAGCATGGAGTATGCACGGCCAGCCTAAGTTTCGCAGTGGCGCTTGACGTGCAATTTGAATATTGCAATGCAGCAAGCCAGCGTCTAGGCTGAAAGCGAGGATCCTCCTCGTGTTGTCTCCATCACTCGGCCGTCTTGCGCCACACCCGCTACCCCATGGCGGGTTTTCTTTTGGCTGTATCATGCGGCATGCGCTTGAAGCGCAAAGCCGTTCGTCATTATCATCTGCCGCGTTTACTCTTTGCCCGCACTGTTTGGTACCAAGTGGCGTTTGCTCAAGCTGCTTGCGCTGACAGGCCAGGTTGGCCGCACGGCAAGCCCCCTCAATCCAACGGACTCATCATGCGTTTTTTCTTTGATTCTCGA is a window encoding:
- a CDS encoding carboxylesterase gives rise to the protein MKRIPLLLLALLATGCSQTRAPDALPPLGQADFASYQAQTRQWLQQRRQFVTATPQDELAYNSPQQWQPNGAPRGAILLVHGLGDSPYSFSDLGPGLAAAGYLVRSVLLPGHGSKPADLIAAQYQDWQTLVAQQTALLQREGLPVYVGGFSTGANLVMLQAMADARVAGVLLFSPAFKSDSSIDWLAPWVAPIKPWLRQPDEGVQQTAVRYLNVPTNGFGLFYRSSSAVLSALAAKPYDKPAFMVLAEHDSVVDVGAARRLFQQRFTHPASRLVWYGRQAGSAQDARQLWQSDYLPQQRISQFSHMSVLFAPANPLYGQEGSLRMCRNGQEDAEVAACQRGATVWYSDWGYREPGKVHARLTFNPYFDWQLGVARSVLQAGQAAAQPVVAASSSSH